One part of the [Pantoea] beijingensis genome encodes these proteins:
- the mutM gene encoding bifunctional DNA-formamidopyrimidine glycosylase/DNA-(apurinic or apyrimidinic site) lyase yields the protein MPELPEVETSRRGIEPHLLGETILHAVVRNARLRWPVSREIHTLSDQQVLSVQRRAKYLLLELPTGWIIIHLGMSGSLRVLPEDMPAAKHDHVDLVMSNGKVLRYTDPRRFGAWLWSINPAASNVLAHLGPEPLSDTFTGEYLFAKSCTKRTAIKQWIMDNKLVVGVGNIYASESLFAAGILPDRPAMSLTFAEAELLVETIKAVLLRSIEQGGTTLRDFLQSDGKPGYFAQELQVYGRVGEPCRVCATLIESAKHGQRSTFFCRRCQK from the coding sequence TGCTTGGTGAAACCATTCTGCATGCGGTGGTGCGCAATGCGCGCCTGCGTTGGCCGGTGTCCCGGGAGATTCACACGCTCAGCGATCAGCAGGTGTTAAGTGTGCAGCGGCGTGCTAAATATCTGCTGCTGGAGTTACCAACTGGCTGGATTATTATCCATTTAGGTATGTCTGGTAGCCTTCGTGTATTACCTGAGGATATGCCCGCTGCTAAGCATGATCATGTGGATTTAGTCATGAGTAATGGCAAGGTGTTGCGTTACACCGATCCTCGTCGTTTTGGTGCCTGGCTATGGAGCATCAATCCAGCGGCCAGCAATGTACTGGCGCATTTAGGGCCTGAGCCACTTAGCGATACATTTACCGGCGAATATCTGTTTGCAAAATCATGCACTAAGCGTACCGCGATTAAGCAATGGATTATGGATAATAAGCTGGTGGTGGGTGTCGGAAACATTTATGCCAGCGAATCACTATTTGCTGCCGGGATATTGCCCGATCGCCCGGCAATGTCTTTGACGTTTGCCGAGGCCGAATTGCTGGTAGAAACGATTAAAGCGGTATTATTACGCTCTATTGAACAGGGCGGCACCACGCTGCGTGATTTTTTACAAAGCGATGGTAAGCCAGGCTATTTTGCGCAAGAGCTACAGGTTTATGGCCGAGTCGGGGAACCTTGCCGCGTTTGCGCTACGCTGATTGAGAGCGCAAAGCATGGACAACGTAGCACATTTTTCTGCCGCCGCTGCCAGAAATAA